One Nocardioides luti DNA window includes the following coding sequences:
- a CDS encoding NAD kinase: MTGRRVLMLAHTGRDDAREVSRAFCKALTSNGIVVRLLAKEAADLGLDQDQLGAALEIADSEDEADTGCELALVIGGDGTILRAAEITHASGTPVLGVNLGHVGFLAEAEYDDVESTIDAIVHKRYTTEDRLTLDVTVHRDGEVVMSTFALNEASVEKAARERMLEVVVEVDGRPLSRWGCDGVVCATPTGSTAYNFSAGGPIVWPDVEALLLVPISAHALFARPLVVSPHSVLAVEVLARTEGAGVLWCDGRRAVDLPPGARIEVRRGPRPVRLVRLHQAPFGDRLVAKFGLPVEGWRGSSERRRRLAAEGAPEDASRA; encoded by the coding sequence ATGACGGGCCGGCGGGTCCTCATGCTGGCGCACACCGGCCGCGACGACGCGCGTGAGGTCTCGCGGGCCTTCTGCAAGGCGCTGACCAGCAACGGCATCGTGGTCCGGCTGCTCGCCAAGGAGGCCGCCGACCTCGGGCTCGACCAGGACCAGCTGGGTGCGGCCCTCGAGATCGCCGACAGCGAGGACGAGGCCGACACGGGGTGCGAGCTCGCCCTGGTCATCGGCGGCGACGGCACGATCCTGCGCGCCGCCGAGATCACCCACGCCAGCGGCACCCCGGTCCTGGGCGTGAACCTCGGGCACGTGGGCTTCCTGGCCGAGGCGGAGTACGACGACGTCGAGTCGACCATCGACGCGATCGTGCACAAGCGCTACACCACCGAGGACCGGCTCACCCTCGACGTCACCGTGCACCGCGACGGCGAGGTCGTGATGAGCACGTTCGCGCTCAACGAGGCCAGCGTCGAGAAGGCCGCCCGCGAGCGGATGCTCGAGGTCGTCGTCGAGGTCGACGGGCGTCCCCTCTCGCGCTGGGGCTGCGACGGCGTGGTCTGCGCGACCCCGACCGGCTCCACGGCGTACAACTTCAGCGCCGGCGGCCCCATCGTCTGGCCCGACGTCGAGGCGCTCCTGCTGGTCCCGATCAGCGCGCACGCGCTCTTCGCCCGGCCGCTCGTGGTGTCCCCGCACTCCGTGCTCGCCGTCGAGGTGCTGGCCCGCACCGAAGGGGCCGGCGTGCTGTGGTGCGACGGCCGTCGCGCGGTGGACCTGCCCCCGGGCGCCCGCATCGAGGTCCGTCGCGGGCCTCGCCCGGTCCGGCTGGTCCGGCTGCACCAGGCCCCGTTCGGCGACCGGCTCGTCGCGAAGTTCGGCCTGCCCGTCGAGGGCTGGCGCGGGTCCAGCGAGCGGCGCCGGCGGCTCGCGGCCGAGGGTGCCCCGGAGGACGCGTCCCGTGCTTGA
- the recN gene encoding DNA repair protein RecN: MLEEIRIGSLGVIESSTLELGPGLTVITGETGAGKTMIVTALGLLLGGRSDSGAVRTGARSARVEGVVRVDGLPDFARAVEDAGGEVEDGIVVLARNVSAEGRSRAFVGGASVPVSALAEVAEPLVAVHGQSDQHRLLRPRAQREALDRFGGEHTAALAATYASLFHDLDATERELEEVVATARDRAREADLLRFGLTEIEAVSPEPGEDATLAAEETRLGFADTLRTAAEQAREALSSEQGDPDTLATASAARTLLDGVREHDPEAGELADRLAEITYLLSDLAADVASYAARIDTDPARLAGVSERRAALTALTRKYGDTIDEVLAWSEQSATRLLDLDNTDGRIEELRSEQQRLRGELAEAGAALSTARTASAVRLAEEVTAELTLLAMPHARLEISVVQHEVDRASAEAATSRGPLKVGKRWLKYAPSGLDEVELLLAANTGSEPRPLNKGASGGELSRVMLALEVALAGTSPVPTFVFDEVDAGVGGTAAVEVGRRLAQLAQNAQVLVVTHLPQVAAYADRHVVVEKSHDGTVTSSGLTVLDDDQRERELSRMLAGLTDSDTALAHARELLEVAQPARALG, translated from the coding sequence GTGCTTGAGGAGATCCGGATCGGCTCGCTCGGCGTCATCGAGTCGTCGACGCTGGAGCTCGGCCCCGGGCTGACCGTCATCACCGGTGAGACCGGTGCCGGCAAGACCATGATCGTCACCGCCCTGGGCCTGCTGCTGGGCGGTCGGTCCGACAGCGGCGCGGTCCGCACGGGCGCCCGCTCCGCCCGCGTCGAGGGCGTCGTCCGGGTGGACGGCCTGCCCGACTTCGCCCGCGCGGTCGAGGACGCCGGCGGCGAGGTCGAGGACGGCATCGTCGTGCTCGCCCGCAACGTGTCGGCCGAGGGTCGCAGCCGGGCCTTCGTCGGCGGGGCGTCGGTCCCGGTCTCGGCGCTCGCCGAGGTCGCCGAGCCTCTGGTCGCCGTGCACGGCCAGTCCGACCAGCACCGGCTGCTGCGGCCGCGAGCCCAGCGCGAGGCGCTCGACCGCTTCGGCGGCGAGCACACGGCCGCGCTGGCGGCGACGTACGCCAGCCTCTTCCACGACCTCGACGCCACCGAGCGCGAGCTCGAGGAGGTCGTGGCGACCGCCCGCGACCGGGCCCGCGAGGCGGACCTGCTGCGCTTCGGCCTGACCGAGATCGAGGCGGTCTCGCCGGAGCCGGGGGAGGACGCGACGCTCGCGGCCGAGGAGACCCGGCTGGGCTTCGCCGACACGCTGCGCACCGCGGCCGAGCAGGCGCGCGAGGCGCTCTCAAGCGAGCAGGGCGACCCCGACACGCTGGCGACCGCCTCGGCGGCGCGGACGCTGCTCGACGGGGTCCGTGAGCACGATCCGGAGGCGGGGGAGCTGGCCGACCGGCTGGCCGAGATCACCTACCTGCTCTCCGACCTCGCGGCCGACGTCGCGTCGTACGCCGCCCGCATCGACACCGACCCGGCCCGGCTGGCCGGGGTCTCGGAGCGGCGCGCCGCGCTGACGGCACTCACCCGGAAGTACGGCGACACCATCGACGAGGTGCTCGCGTGGTCGGAGCAGTCGGCCACGCGACTGCTCGACCTCGACAACACCGACGGGCGCATCGAGGAGCTCCGCTCCGAGCAGCAGCGGCTGCGCGGCGAGCTGGCCGAGGCCGGTGCCGCGCTCTCCACGGCTCGCACCGCCTCGGCCGTCCGGCTCGCCGAGGAGGTCACCGCCGAGCTGACCCTGCTGGCGATGCCGCACGCCCGGCTCGAGATCAGCGTCGTGCAGCACGAGGTCGACCGCGCGAGCGCCGAGGCGGCCACGAGCCGCGGGCCGCTGAAGGTCGGCAAGCGCTGGCTGAAGTACGCCCCCTCCGGGCTCGACGAGGTCGAGCTGCTGCTGGCGGCGAACACCGGCTCCGAGCCGCGACCGCTGAACAAGGGCGCGTCCGGGGGTGAGCTGTCGCGCGTGATGCTGGCCCTCGAGGTCGCCCTCGCCGGGACCAGCCCCGTCCCGACGTTCGTCTTCGACGAGGTCGACGCCGGGGTCGGCGGCACTGCCGCCGTCGAGGTCGGGCGCCGCCTCGCGCAGCTGGCGCAGAACGCCCAGGTCCTGGTCGTGACGCACCTGCCCCAGGTCGCGGCGTACGCCGACCGCCACGTGGTGGTCGAGAAGTCGCACGACGGCACCGTCACGAGCTCGGGGCTCACCGTCCTCGACGACGACCAGCGTGAGCGGGAGCTCTCCCGGATGCTCGCCGGGCTCACCGACTCCGACACGGCCCTCGCGCACGCCCGCGAGCTGCTCGAGGTCGCCCAGCCGGCTAGGGCGCTGGGCTGA
- a CDS encoding alpha,alpha-phosphotrehalase — translation MSTETRAWWASAVVYQIYPRSFADSDGDGIGDLGGIIARLDHLESLGVDVVWLSPVHRSPQADNGYDISDYCDIDPLFGTLEQLDELVAGLHARGMKLVMDLVVNHTSDEHPWFVESASSPDNPKRDWYVWRDAPDGALPNNWGSFFGGPAWTVHQATGQAYLHLFHRKQPDLNWENPEVRAAVHAMMRWWLDRGVDGFRMDVINFISKPDGLPDAPPVPGQEFVNAFDLFADGPRVHEHLAEMTREVFGGREGHFLTVGEMPGVTPERARDYTDPARREVDMVFQFEHVTVDQGPDDKFDYVGLDLPVLKRSLHRWQDALADVGWNSLYWNNHDQPRVVSRFGDDDPAYWRASATALATVLHGLRGTPYVYQGEELGMTNYPFAGAGEHRDTEAVNYWAEVVARGRDQEAALTGLAHISRDNARTPVQWDASPHAGFTTGTPWLAVNPNHTWLNAAAQVDDPASVFAHYRRLIDLRHRLPILVEGDVTSIGLDHPVLWAYTRSTTDERMLVVANCGREPLALDLPDWHGARLLLGNLPLNEPVLGPATSTLAGWEARIYLSPAP, via the coding sequence GTGAGCACCGAGACGCGCGCCTGGTGGGCCTCCGCCGTGGTCTACCAGATCTACCCCCGCAGCTTCGCCGACTCCGACGGCGACGGGATCGGTGACCTCGGCGGCATCATCGCCCGGCTCGACCACCTCGAGAGCCTCGGGGTCGACGTCGTCTGGCTCTCCCCCGTGCACCGCTCCCCGCAGGCCGACAACGGCTACGACATCAGCGACTACTGCGACATCGACCCGCTGTTCGGCACCCTCGAGCAGCTCGACGAGCTGGTCGCCGGGCTGCACGCGCGCGGCATGAAGCTGGTGATGGACCTCGTCGTGAACCACACCTCCGACGAGCACCCGTGGTTCGTGGAGTCGGCGTCGTCGCCGGACAACCCGAAGCGCGACTGGTACGTCTGGCGCGACGCCCCGGACGGAGCGCTCCCCAACAACTGGGGCTCGTTCTTCGGCGGACCGGCGTGGACGGTCCACCAGGCCACCGGACAGGCCTACCTCCACCTCTTCCACCGCAAGCAGCCCGACCTGAACTGGGAGAACCCCGAGGTCCGGGCGGCTGTGCACGCGATGATGCGCTGGTGGCTCGACCGCGGGGTGGACGGCTTCCGGATGGACGTCATCAACTTCATCTCCAAGCCGGACGGGCTCCCGGACGCCCCGCCCGTGCCCGGTCAGGAGTTCGTCAACGCCTTCGACCTCTTCGCGGACGGGCCGCGGGTGCACGAGCACCTGGCCGAGATGACCCGGGAGGTGTTCGGCGGCCGCGAGGGCCACTTCCTCACCGTCGGCGAGATGCCGGGTGTCACGCCCGAGCGGGCCCGGGACTACACCGACCCGGCCCGGCGCGAGGTCGACATGGTCTTCCAGTTCGAGCACGTCACCGTCGACCAGGGGCCCGACGACAAGTTCGACTACGTCGGTCTCGACCTCCCGGTCCTCAAGCGGTCCCTGCACCGCTGGCAGGACGCCCTTGCCGACGTCGGCTGGAACAGCCTCTACTGGAACAACCACGACCAGCCGCGCGTGGTGTCCCGCTTCGGCGACGACGACCCGGCGTACTGGCGCGCCTCGGCCACGGCGCTCGCAACCGTCCTGCACGGCCTGCGCGGCACGCCGTACGTCTACCAGGGCGAAGAGCTCGGCATGACGAACTACCCGTTCGCCGGCGCCGGCGAGCACCGCGACACCGAGGCGGTCAACTACTGGGCCGAGGTGGTCGCGCGGGGCCGCGACCAGGAGGCCGCGCTCACGGGGCTGGCGCACATCAGCCGCGACAACGCGCGGACGCCCGTGCAGTGGGACGCCTCGCCGCACGCCGGCTTCACGACCGGCACGCCCTGGCTCGCGGTCAACCCCAACCACACCTGGCTCAACGCCGCGGCGCAGGTCGACGACCCCGCGTCGGTGTTCGCGCACTACCGGCGCCTCATCGACCTCCGGCACCGGCTGCCGATCCTCGTCGAGGGCGACGTGACGTCGATCGGGCTCGACCACCCGGTCCTGTGGGCCTACACCCGGTCCACCACCGACGAGCGAATGCTCGTGGTGGCCAACTGCGGCCGCGAGCCGCTGGCGCTGGACCTGCCGGACTGGCACGGCGCGCGCCTGCTGCTGGGCAACCTGCCGCTGAACGAGCCGGTCCTCGGCCCCGCGACCAGCACGCTGGCGGGCTGGGAGGCCCGGATCTACCTCAGCCCAGCGCCCTAG
- the steA gene encoding putative cytokinetic ring protein SteA — translation MKFAPRQRPPAPLPGLVGTARVERRTHTLLPRLRPGDLAVLDHLDMDRATAQGLVDAGVSAVVNASPMISGRYANLGPEVLADAGILLLDGVGAPALGAIKDGSTVRVHDATVYVDDEPVATGRVVDADLVRAEMAEARSGLATQLATFTHNSAAFLRREEDLLLHGRGLPRPATRIAGRAAVVVVRGHEWERELAAIRPFLREQEPVLIGVGRGADLLRAAGHRPDLVVLDARAEEADRPDAATLRAARDVVVRVDRGADRAATDQLERLGVRPLRIETAATCEDAALLLADAGRASVIVGVGMHATLDELLDRQRSGLASTYLTRLKVGPRLVDATAVPYLYSGRVRPRHLFSVMLAGLVALGAAVAVTPVGHEWATTLAAALSDLVNS, via the coding sequence ATGAAATTCGCCCCTCGACAACGTCCCCCCGCCCCCCTGCCCGGACTCGTCGGCACCGCGCGCGTCGAGCGCCGGACGCACACCCTGCTGCCGCGCCTGCGGCCCGGCGACCTCGCGGTGCTCGACCACCTCGACATGGACCGGGCCACCGCCCAGGGCCTCGTCGACGCCGGCGTGAGCGCCGTGGTCAACGCCTCGCCGATGATCTCCGGGCGCTACGCGAACCTCGGCCCCGAGGTCCTCGCCGACGCCGGCATCCTGCTGCTCGACGGCGTCGGCGCCCCGGCGCTCGGCGCGATCAAGGACGGCAGCACGGTGCGCGTCCACGACGCCACGGTGTACGTCGACGACGAGCCGGTCGCCACCGGCCGGGTCGTCGACGCCGACCTGGTGCGCGCCGAGATGGCCGAGGCCCGCAGCGGCCTCGCGACCCAGCTCGCGACCTTCACGCACAACAGCGCGGCCTTCCTCCGTCGCGAGGAGGACCTGCTCCTGCACGGGCGGGGCCTGCCCCGCCCCGCCACCCGGATCGCCGGACGCGCCGCCGTGGTCGTGGTCCGCGGGCACGAGTGGGAGCGCGAGCTCGCCGCGATCCGGCCGTTCCTGCGCGAGCAGGAGCCGGTGCTGATCGGGGTCGGGCGCGGTGCCGACCTGCTGCGTGCGGCCGGGCACCGGCCCGACCTCGTGGTGCTGGACGCCCGGGCGGAGGAGGCGGACCGCCCCGACGCCGCGACCCTGCGGGCGGCCCGCGACGTCGTCGTCCGCGTCGACCGGGGGGCCGACCGCGCCGCGACCGACCAGCTCGAGCGGCTCGGCGTACGCCCCCTGCGCATCGAGACCGCGGCGACCTGCGAGGACGCGGCGCTGCTGCTGGCCGACGCCGGGCGCGCCTCGGTCATCGTCGGCGTGGGCATGCACGCCACGCTCGACGAGCTCCTCGACCGCCAGCGCTCCGGCCTGGCCAGCACCTACCTGACCCGGCTCAAGGTCGGGCCGCGGCTGGTCGACGCGACCGCCGTGCCGTACCTCTACTCCGGCCGGGTCCGCCCGCGCCACCTCTTCTCCGTGATGCTCGCCGGTCTGGTCGCCCTCGGCGCCGCCGTCGCCGTCACCCCGGTCGGGCACGAGTGGGCGACGACGCTCGCCGCCGCGCTGTCCGACCTCGTCAACTCGTGA
- a CDS encoding copper transporter: MITYRHHITTLVAVFLALAVGVVLGGGPLTDLGREPSVAPARAGATRDARELAGFGDDFAAAGAATLYDDRLRDHAVAVLTLPGADDDVVGALTQQVEEAGGTVAGTYAARPSLVAPGEKSLVDTLGSQLMTQLGDGAVASDASTYVRAGQLAGLAMATGDVPADDASSVRQSLAGAELLTSPEKPKAADLVLVVLGTATDDAIVSGLVDGLAAKATGVVVAGDTDSAASGDLAGVRREPVGQDVATVDGVEAPLGQVTAVLALARSLTVQGGSFGASGSDGAVPLG, encoded by the coding sequence GTGATCACCTACCGCCACCACATCACCACCCTCGTGGCCGTCTTCCTGGCCCTCGCCGTCGGCGTCGTGCTCGGGGGCGGCCCCCTGACCGACCTCGGCCGGGAGCCGAGCGTCGCCCCGGCCCGGGCCGGGGCGACCCGGGACGCCCGTGAGCTCGCCGGCTTCGGCGACGACTTCGCCGCAGCCGGGGCGGCCACGCTCTACGACGACCGGCTGCGCGACCACGCCGTCGCCGTGCTGACGCTGCCCGGCGCCGACGACGACGTCGTCGGCGCGCTGACCCAGCAGGTCGAGGAGGCCGGCGGCACGGTGGCCGGGACGTACGCCGCCCGGCCGTCGCTCGTCGCGCCGGGGGAGAAGTCCCTCGTCGACACCCTCGGCAGCCAGCTGATGACGCAGCTGGGCGACGGTGCGGTGGCGAGCGACGCCTCGACGTACGTCCGCGCCGGTCAGCTGGCCGGTCTGGCGATGGCCACGGGCGACGTCCCCGCGGACGACGCGAGCTCGGTGCGGCAGAGCCTCGCCGGCGCCGAGCTGCTCACCTCGCCCGAGAAGCCGAAGGCGGCCGACCTGGTGCTCGTCGTCCTCGGCACCGCCACGGACGACGCGATCGTGTCCGGGCTGGTCGACGGGCTGGCCGCGAAGGCGACCGGCGTCGTCGTCGCCGGGGACACCGACTCTGCCGCCTCCGGCGACCTGGCCGGCGTACGCCGTGAGCCGGTCGGGCAGGACGTCGCGACCGTCGACGGGGTGGAGGCGCCGCTCGGCCAGGTCACCGCCGTGCTCGCCCTTGCCCGGTCGCTGACCGTGCAGGGCGGATCCTTCGGAGCGTCGGGTTCGGACGGAGCGGTTCCTCTGGGATAG
- a CDS encoding CTP synthase, translating to MKSAAQTKHVFVTGGVASSLGKGLTASSLGSLLRSRGLRVTMQKLDPYLNVDPGTMNPFQHGEVFVTDDGAETDLDIGHYERFLDTNLSQIANVTTGQVYSSVIAKERRGDYLGDTVQVIPHITNEIKDRILAMGSADVDVVITEVGGTVGDIESLPFLEAARQVRHDIGRDNVFFLHVSLVPYIGPSGELKTKPTQHSVAALRQVGIQPDAVVCRADRELPQSIKRKISLMCDVDEEAVVTAADAPSIYDIPKVLHREGLDAYVVRRLDLPFRDVDWTLWDDLLRRVHHPKEEVTVALVGKYIDLPDAYLSVGEALRAGGFAHEAKVQIRWIPSDECETPAGAARQLSDVDAICVPGGFGIRGIEGKLGALTYARTHGIPTLGLCLGLQCMVIEYSRSVAGLEKAASTEFDPDCPEPVIATMEEQKSFVEGAGDLGGTMRLGLYPARLKEGSVVRAAYGEAEIEERHRHRYEVNNSYREQLEAAGLVFSGTSPDNNLVEFVELPKDVHPYYVSTQAHPELRSRPTRPHPLFAGLVGAAIERQRELRFPIDESLLRRADADEE from the coding sequence GTGAAGAGCGCTGCGCAAACCAAGCATGTTTTCGTGACCGGAGGCGTCGCCTCGTCCCTCGGGAAGGGACTCACGGCCTCGAGCCTCGGCAGCCTCCTGAGGTCGCGCGGGCTCCGGGTGACCATGCAGAAGCTGGACCCCTACCTCAACGTCGACCCCGGGACGATGAACCCGTTCCAGCACGGCGAGGTCTTCGTGACCGACGACGGCGCCGAGACCGACCTCGACATCGGCCACTACGAGCGCTTCCTCGACACCAACCTGTCCCAGATCGCCAACGTCACGACCGGGCAGGTCTACTCGAGCGTGATCGCCAAGGAGCGCCGCGGCGACTACCTCGGTGACACCGTCCAGGTCATCCCGCACATCACGAACGAGATCAAGGACCGGATCCTCGCGATGGGCTCGGCCGACGTCGACGTCGTCATCACCGAGGTCGGCGGCACCGTCGGCGACATCGAGTCGCTGCCGTTCCTCGAGGCCGCGCGCCAGGTCCGCCACGACATCGGCCGCGACAACGTCTTCTTCCTGCACGTCTCCCTGGTGCCCTACATCGGCCCGTCCGGCGAGCTCAAGACCAAGCCCACGCAGCACTCCGTCGCCGCCCTGCGCCAGGTCGGCATCCAGCCCGACGCGGTGGTCTGCCGCGCGGACCGCGAGCTCCCGCAGTCGATCAAGCGCAAGATCTCGCTGATGTGCGACGTCGACGAGGAGGCCGTCGTCACCGCGGCCGACGCCCCGTCGATCTACGACATCCCCAAGGTCCTGCACCGCGAGGGGCTCGACGCCTACGTCGTACGCCGGCTCGACCTGCCCTTCCGCGACGTCGACTGGACGCTCTGGGACGACCTGCTCCGCCGGGTGCACCACCCCAAGGAGGAGGTGACGGTCGCGCTGGTCGGCAAGTACATCGACCTGCCCGACGCCTATCTCTCCGTCGGCGAGGCGCTCCGGGCCGGTGGGTTCGCCCACGAGGCGAAGGTGCAGATCCGCTGGATCCCGTCCGACGAGTGCGAGACGCCGGCCGGCGCCGCCCGCCAGCTCAGCGACGTCGACGCGATCTGCGTGCCCGGCGGCTTCGGCATCCGCGGCATCGAGGGCAAGCTCGGCGCCCTCACCTATGCCCGCACCCACGGCATCCCGACGCTCGGCCTGTGCCTGGGCCTGCAGTGCATGGTCATCGAGTACTCCCGCAGCGTCGCCGGCCTCGAGAAGGCCGCGTCCACCGAGTTCGACCCCGACTGCCCCGAGCCCGTCATCGCGACCATGGAGGAGCAGAAGTCGTTCGTCGAGGGCGCCGGGGACCTGGGCGGCACCATGCGGCTCGGGCTCTACCCGGCCCGGCTCAAGGAGGGCTCGGTGGTGCGCGCGGCGTACGGCGAGGCCGAGATCGAGGAGCGCCACCGGCACCGCTACGAGGTCAACAACTCCTACCGCGAGCAGCTCGAGGCCGCCGGGCTCGTCTTCTCAGGCACGTCCCCGGACAACAACCTCGTCGAGTTCGTCGAGCTGCCGAAGGACGTCCACCCGTACTACGTCTCCACCCAGGCGCACCCCGAGCTCCGCTCCCGCCCGACCCGCCCGCACCCGCTCTTCGCCGGGCTCGTCGGCGCCGCGATCGAGCGGCAGCGCGAGCTCCGCTTCCCGATCGACGAGTCGCTGCTGCGGCGCGCTGACGCGGACGAGGAGTGA
- the pepN gene encoding aminopeptidase N codes for MSDTTLSLTRTEAEERTALLAVDRYDIAVDLRGLFEGEVLESVSTITFRCHTPGASTFVDCVADVRSATLNGRELDLATVSGGRILLPDLAAENVLVVAAAQSDTGSGNGILRSVDPSDKLVYVWTSFEADDARRAWACFDQPDLKAPHAFTVSAPETWTVTSNNGPTSVEDAPDGGRVWTYPDTPPLSTYVVVVNAGPFHEIREERGDHSLGLYCRQSLRPFLERDAQDLFDHTANGLAFFGERFAQPFPQRRYDQVFVPNMGGAMENWGCVTWTDSVLFRSEPTHGQKAVVASVLLHEMAHMWFGDLVTMQWWDDLWLNEAFASWAATWASVNATPFIDGWSTFLAQSKLTGYAADMGPASHPIRGDVPNVAQAMANFDAITYVKGESVLKQLVATVGEDAFVEGLRAYFREHAWGNTVLADLMSAVGDAAGRDLSDWTTAWFDRAGTDTLTLTDGEVLATGPDGDDARPHHLEIGVYRQAGEALEKVGTAYVDTDGPRTAVEGLPDEADLYLVNDSDLTFAATRTDEKSLRTMLASAGGLPEPISRAVAVSTAWNMLQHGELSTDELLTCVLGVLEVERSAGVVEPFLQMALKAAEQWSPTVSIPAQLARLADVAAALAEEPDHRSPALRTLAASASTEEHFAILDAAAADDVDLTWRVLARRSALGDYDAAAVEALQERDPDPDSFVRALGVLAARADDEAKAEVWAQIYDEKAIPSGMPLFGLATSFWRPAQHELLVPWAHRYLDEIEKLSAEGGMLTVGSLIRATAPSTADQAYLDRALEIAHRDGQNPTIRGELLTSADTLRRVLRARG; via the coding sequence ATGAGCGACACCACGCTGAGCCTGACCCGCACCGAGGCCGAGGAGCGCACCGCTCTGCTCGCCGTCGACCGCTACGACATCGCGGTGGACCTGCGCGGGCTCTTCGAGGGCGAGGTCCTGGAGTCCGTCTCGACGATCACGTTCCGCTGCCACACGCCGGGCGCCAGCACCTTCGTCGACTGCGTCGCCGACGTCCGCTCCGCCACCCTCAACGGCCGCGAGCTCGACCTCGCCACCGTCAGCGGGGGCCGGATCCTGCTGCCCGACCTGGCCGCCGAGAACGTCCTCGTCGTCGCCGCCGCCCAGTCCGACACCGGCTCGGGCAACGGCATCCTGCGCTCGGTGGACCCCTCGGACAAGCTCGTCTACGTCTGGACGTCCTTCGAGGCCGACGACGCCCGCCGCGCCTGGGCCTGCTTCGACCAGCCCGACCTCAAGGCCCCGCACGCGTTCACCGTCTCCGCCCCGGAGACCTGGACGGTCACCAGCAACAACGGCCCGACCTCGGTCGAGGACGCGCCCGACGGCGGCCGGGTCTGGACCTACCCGGACACGCCCCCGCTGTCGACGTACGTCGTGGTCGTGAACGCCGGGCCGTTCCACGAGATCCGCGAGGAGCGCGGCGACCACAGCCTCGGCCTCTACTGCCGCCAGTCGCTGCGGCCCTTCCTCGAGCGGGACGCCCAGGACCTCTTCGACCACACCGCGAACGGCCTCGCGTTCTTCGGCGAGCGCTTCGCGCAGCCGTTCCCGCAGCGCCGCTACGACCAGGTCTTCGTGCCCAACATGGGCGGCGCGATGGAGAACTGGGGCTGCGTCACCTGGACCGACAGCGTGCTCTTCCGCTCCGAGCCCACCCACGGCCAGAAGGCCGTCGTCGCCTCGGTGCTGCTGCACGAGATGGCGCACATGTGGTTCGGCGACCTCGTCACCATGCAGTGGTGGGACGACCTCTGGCTCAATGAGGCCTTCGCCTCGTGGGCGGCCACCTGGGCCAGCGTCAACGCGACGCCGTTCATCGACGGCTGGTCGACCTTCCTCGCGCAGTCCAAGCTCACCGGGTACGCCGCCGACATGGGCCCCGCGTCGCACCCGATCCGCGGCGACGTCCCCAACGTGGCGCAGGCGATGGCGAACTTCGACGCGATCACCTACGTCAAGGGCGAGAGCGTCCTCAAGCAGCTCGTCGCGACGGTCGGCGAGGACGCGTTCGTCGAGGGCCTGCGCGCCTACTTCCGCGAGCACGCCTGGGGCAACACCGTGCTCGCCGACCTGATGTCCGCGGTGGGCGACGCCGCCGGTCGCGACCTGTCCGACTGGACGACGGCGTGGTTCGACCGCGCCGGCACCGACACCCTGACGCTCACCGACGGGGAGGTCCTCGCGACCGGCCCCGACGGCGACGACGCCCGCCCGCACCACCTCGAGATCGGCGTCTACCGCCAGGCCGGCGAGGCCCTCGAGAAGGTCGGCACGGCGTACGTCGACACCGACGGCCCGCGTACCGCCGTCGAGGGGCTGCCCGACGAGGCGGACCTCTACCTCGTCAACGACTCCGACCTGACCTTCGCGGCCACCCGCACCGACGAGAAGTCCCTGCGCACGATGCTGGCCTCGGCCGGCGGGCTCCCCGAGCCGATCTCGCGCGCCGTCGCGGTCTCCACGGCGTGGAACATGCTGCAGCACGGCGAGCTCTCCACCGACGAGCTGCTCACCTGCGTCCTGGGCGTGCTCGAGGTCGAGCGCAGCGCCGGCGTGGTCGAGCCGTTCCTCCAGATGGCGCTCAAGGCCGCCGAGCAGTGGAGCCCCACGGTCAGCATCCCGGCCCAGCTGGCCCGCCTGGCCGACGTCGCCGCCGCGCTGGCCGAGGAGCCCGACCACCGCTCCCCCGCCCTGCGCACCCTCGCGGCCTCGGCCAGCACCGAGGAGCACTTCGCGATCCTCGACGCGGCCGCCGCCGACGACGTCGACCTTACCTGGCGGGTCCTGGCCCGGCGCTCCGCGCTCGGCGACTACGACGCCGCCGCGGTCGAGGCCCTCCAGGAGCGCGACCCCGACCCGGACTCCTTCGTCCGGGCGCTCGGCGTCCTGGCGGCCCGCGCCGACGACGAGGCCAAGGCCGAGGTCTGGGCCCAGATCTACGACGAGAAGGCCATCCCCTCCGGGATGCCCCTCTTCGGGCTCGCCACGAGCTTCTGGCGCCCCGCCCAGCACGAGCTCCTCGTCCCGTGGGCGCACCGCTACCTCGACGAGATCGAGAAGCTCTCCGCCGAGGGCGGCATGCTCACGGTCGGCTCCCTCATCCGCGCCACCGCCCCGAGCACCGCCGACCAGGCCTACCTCGACCGCGCCCTCGAGATCGCCCACCGCGACGGCCAGAACCCCACCATCCGCGGCGAGCTCCTCACCAGCGCCGACACCCTCAGGCGAGTCCTCCGCGCCCGCGGCTGA